A genomic segment from Thermodesulfobacteriota bacterium encodes:
- a CDS encoding NifU family protein, with the protein MKEQVQSVLDKIRPVLQKDGGDVELVDVKDGVVSVRLTGACKGCPMSQMTLKNGIEKYLKKEIPEVVSVESV; encoded by the coding sequence ATGAAGGAACAAGTGCAAAGCGTATTGGACAAAATCAGGCCGGTTTTACAGAAAGACGGCGGCGATGTCGAATTGGTGGATGTCAAAGATGGAGTAGTTTCAGTCCGCCTCACCGGCGCCTGTAAGGGCTGTCCCATGTCTCAGATGACCCTTAAAAACGGTATTGAAAAATACCTCAAGAAAGAGATACCGGAAGTAGTCAGCGTCGAGTCTGTCTAG
- a CDS encoding 23S rRNA (pseudouridine(1915)-N(3))-methyltransferase RlmH, with translation MATKLGFFFVGKTKERFIQMGIDEYLHRLRRYVSTEGRVVKAGKIGPKADTNKVIEAESRDILTRINPAAYRIALDSTGKQLSSVDLARFLTDLERQGREEIIFITGGPLGLSPTLLKECHFILSLSKLTLTHEMCRLILFEQVYRAYTIKAGEKYHK, from the coding sequence ATGGCCACGAAGCTAGGCTTCTTTTTTGTGGGCAAGACAAAAGAGCGATTTATTCAGATGGGAATAGATGAGTACCTGCATCGCCTGAGACGCTACGTTTCTACTGAGGGCAGGGTTGTGAAAGCCGGGAAGATTGGACCTAAAGCGGACACAAACAAGGTTATTGAGGCTGAAAGTAGAGATATCCTGACCAGAATAAACCCCGCTGCTTATCGCATAGCCCTCGACAGCACAGGGAAACAGCTTTCGTCCGTCGATCTGGCCCGATTTTTGACCGACCTCGAAAGGCAGGGCCGGGAAGAGATTATTTTCATAACCGGTGGCCCTTTGGGCCTTTCACCCACCCTGCTCAAGGAGTGCCACTTTATCCTTTCACTCTCAAAACTTACCCTTACGCATGAGATGTGCCGCCTTATACTCTTCGAGCAAGTTTATCGGGCTTACACGATAAAGGCCGGTGAGAAGTACCATAAATAA
- the cbiQ gene encoding cobalt ECF transporter T component CbiQ has translation MASFDSAYFDIKYLDTLSYQDTAIHRLDPRVKLLTTAIFILTVVSFSKYELTGLAPLLVFPVILVSRAALPVGLLLKKIAAVSPFAVLVGAFNPLFDQQIELYLGGVPVSGGWISFASILIRFMLTVSAALILIATTSFPGICLALERLKVPRALIVQLYFLYYFIFVLMDEALRMVRARNMRAFDGRGTGLRVYVHLLGALFLRAVDRAERVHQAMFSRAFNGHFYAARRSGITCQDGIFFLAWTTFFVLCRWYNISEIIGQAALRVMHMI, from the coding sequence GTGGCCTCTTTTGATAGCGCATACTTTGATATTAAATACCTCGATACCCTGTCTTACCAGGATACCGCTATCCATCGGCTTGATCCCCGCGTCAAGCTGCTGACTACAGCGATTTTTATACTGACCGTGGTCTCTTTCTCCAAGTATGAACTGACGGGTCTGGCCCCTCTTCTTGTTTTTCCGGTTATCCTCGTATCCCGGGCTGCTCTGCCCGTGGGGCTATTGCTTAAAAAGATAGCGGCTGTCTCTCCGTTTGCCGTCCTGGTGGGGGCCTTTAACCCCCTGTTCGACCAACAGATTGAGCTGTACCTGGGCGGTGTGCCTGTCAGTGGGGGTTGGATTTCCTTCGCCTCTATCCTGATCCGCTTCATGTTAACGGTTTCCGCCGCGTTAATTCTCATAGCCACGACCTCTTTTCCGGGCATCTGCCTGGCCCTGGAAAGGCTAAAGGTACCAAGGGCGCTGATCGTACAGCTTTATTTCCTTTACTATTTTATATTCGTCCTCATGGATGAGGCCTTGCGTATGGTACGGGCCAGGAATATGCGGGCCTTTGACGGCCGGGGAACCGGGTTAAGGGTCTATGTCCATCTCCTGGGGGCCTTGTTTCTAAGGGCCGTGGACAGGGCGGAGCGCGTCCATCAGGCCATGTTCAGCCGTGCCTTTAACGGTCATTTTTATGCGGCAAGGCGCAGCGGCATCACCTGTCAGGATGGCATCTTTTTCCTGGCCTGGACGACCTTTTTTGTCCTGTGCCGGTGGTACAATATAAGCGAGATCATCGGCCAGGCGGCATTAAGGGTCATGCACATGATTTAG
- the pyk gene encoding pyruvate kinase: MADMKRKAKIICTIGPASQSEEVISQLAQAGMDVARLNFSHGTHDDHLRNITLIRRVSAGLRRPIAILQDLQGPKIRIGTFAHGPANLVPGGRFIISTRPRPGDETGVSTSYSKLARDVHPGDFILIDDGLIKLRVLETDTEDVTCEVVNGGVLYDRKGINLPGVRISEPALTAKDREDLRFGLENGVDYIALSFVRDPRDIIEIKEVIGDKRVPVIAKLEKPEAVEKLDAIIALADSIMVARGDLGVEISPAKVPALQKRIIEKCHHQGVPAITATQMLDSMMVHPTPTRAEASDVANAIFDGSDAVMLSGETAFGKYPVQAVEMMARIIEEAEKTPYFRLGHRDVPADTVISFAQAICHAAYHSSREIGAKFIIAFTETGFTARLISKYRPECPIIALTPHEETCRRGSLYWGTIPILMDFARDTQEAIREMENKLLVEGLINKGDHLVVMAGSSMEVGGTNLLRLRRVG; the protein is encoded by the coding sequence ATGGCCGATATGAAACGCAAGGCAAAGATCATCTGCACCATCGGCCCGGCCTCGCAATCCGAGGAAGTCATCTCTCAACTGGCTCAGGCCGGTATGGACGTCGCCCGGCTTAATTTTTCGCACGGCACCCATGATGACCATCTAAGAAACATTACGCTTATTCGGCGGGTCTCGGCCGGATTAAGGAGGCCCATCGCCATATTGCAGGATCTCCAGGGGCCCAAAATACGCATCGGGACTTTTGCCCATGGTCCGGCAAACCTCGTACCGGGCGGACGTTTTATCATATCCACAAGGCCCAGACCGGGGGACGAGACCGGTGTTTCTACTTCTTATAGCAAGCTGGCCCGGGATGTTCATCCCGGCGATTTTATCCTCATCGACGATGGCTTAATCAAACTCCGTGTCCTGGAAACAGATACGGAAGACGTAACCTGCGAGGTAGTAAACGGCGGCGTGCTTTACGATCGCAAGGGGATCAACCTCCCCGGAGTACGTATCTCGGAGCCGGCGCTTACGGCTAAGGATAGAGAAGACCTGCGCTTTGGACTGGAAAATGGGGTGGATTATATAGCCCTTTCCTTTGTCCGTGATCCACGGGATATAATTGAAATAAAGGAAGTGATAGGCGACAAACGGGTTCCGGTTATAGCCAAGCTGGAAAAGCCGGAGGCCGTGGAAAAGCTCGATGCCATAATAGCCCTGGCGGATAGCATCATGGTGGCCCGTGGCGATCTGGGGGTGGAAATCTCGCCGGCCAAAGTCCCTGCCCTTCAGAAGCGTATCATCGAAAAGTGTCACCATCAGGGTGTACCGGCCATAACGGCCACCCAGATGCTTGATTCCATGATGGTGCACCCCACACCGACCCGCGCCGAGGCATCGGATGTGGCCAACGCTATTTTTGACGGAAGCGACGCCGTAATGCTCTCCGGGGAAACCGCCTTCGGGAAGTATCCGGTCCAAGCCGTGGAGATGATGGCCCGCATCATTGAGGAGGCCGAAAAAACGCCGTACTTTCGTTTGGGCCACCGCGATGTCCCGGCAGATACGGTCATTTCCTTTGCCCAGGCGATATGCCACGCCGCTTATCACAGCTCCAGGGAAATCGGCGCTAAGTTTATCATCGCCTTCACCGAGACGGGCTTTACGGCCCGCCTTATCTCCAAATACAGGCCCGAATGCCCGATTATAGCCCTCACTCCGCACGAGGAGACGTGCCGGCGGGGTTCTCTTTACTGGGGGACCATTCCTATCCTGATGGATTTCGCCCGCGATACCCAAGAGGCCATTCGAGAAATGGAAAACAAACTCTTAGTCGAAGGGTTGATCAACAAGGGTGACCACTTAGTGGTTATGGCCGGCTCGTCTATGGAAGTCGGAGGGACGAATCTCCTTCGCCTCCGCCGGGTGGGATAA
- the hxlA gene encoding 3-hexulose-6-phosphate synthase has translation MKPVLQLALDFVDLKRAIKVAKAALAGGVDWLEAGTPLIKSEGLEAVRELRRLFPHVTIVADMKVMDAGRIEVEAAAKAGANIVDVLGAASPATIRECIQAGKNYGARIVVDLIAVPDPVSRAREAEEWGADFVTVHCSIDEQMEGKDPFAALRQVSAALTIPVGVAGGINSETAFLAVEAGASIVIVGGAVTKAADPKKAASAIKKAITEKAAVPTRLFKRVTGAEINTVLSQVSTANLSDALHRGGVVHGLRPLFPGIRMFGRVLTVRTYPGDWAKPVEAIDIASKGEVIVIDAGGVGPAIWGELATHSAIQKGLAGVVIDGAIRDTRDIKELKFPAFSKLIMPNAGEPKGFGEIGIPINIGTVRIESGDWILGDDDGLVVLPKAIAAEYANRAMDVLEKENRLRAEIKEGGTLAKIAELLRWEKQG, from the coding sequence ATGAAGCCTGTTTTGCAGTTAGCCCTGGATTTTGTAGATCTTAAACGGGCGATTAAGGTAGCGAAGGCTGCCCTGGCGGGAGGGGTGGACTGGCTGGAGGCCGGTACTCCCCTTATCAAGAGCGAAGGATTAGAGGCAGTCCGGGAACTCCGGCGGCTCTTTCCCCATGTGACCATTGTTGCCGACATGAAGGTCATGGACGCAGGGCGGATAGAGGTTGAGGCCGCGGCCAAGGCCGGGGCCAATATCGTCGATGTCCTCGGCGCCGCCAGCCCGGCTACTATCCGTGAATGTATCCAGGCCGGCAAGAATTACGGCGCCAGAATTGTGGTAGATCTCATTGCTGTCCCCGATCCGGTCAGCCGCGCCCGTGAGGCCGAGGAATGGGGGGCTGACTTTGTTACTGTGCACTGTTCTATTGATGAGCAGATGGAGGGGAAAGACCCCTTTGCGGCGCTCCGCCAGGTCAGCGCGGCCCTTACCATACCCGTAGGCGTAGCCGGCGGCATAAATTCAGAGACGGCCTTCCTGGCTGTAGAGGCCGGGGCGTCTATAGTGATTGTGGGCGGGGCTGTTACCAAGGCTGCTGATCCCAAGAAGGCGGCCTCGGCTATCAAGAAGGCCATTACCGAAAAGGCGGCTGTCCCCACGCGTCTTTTCAAACGGGTTACCGGGGCTGAAATCAATACGGTATTAAGCCAGGTTTCCACAGCCAACCTCTCTGACGCCCTGCATCGTGGCGGCGTGGTGCACGGACTGCGCCCCCTTTTTCCGGGCATCAGGATGTTTGGCCGGGTGCTTACGGTGCGGACCTACCCCGGTGACTGGGCCAAGCCGGTCGAGGCCATAGATATTGCCTCTAAAGGCGAGGTTATAGTCATTGATGCCGGAGGCGTGGGGCCGGCGATATGGGGGGAACTGGCCACACATTCGGCAATACAGAAAGGTCTGGCCGGTGTGGTTATAGATGGCGCTATCCGGGATACTCGCGATATAAAGGAACTGAAATTTCCGGCCTTCAGTAAATTGATAATGCCCAACGCCGGCGAGCCGAAAGGCTTCGGCGAGATCGGCATACCGATTAATATCGGCACAGTAAGAATAGAAAGCGGGGACTGGATACTGGGCGATGACGACGGCCTTGTGGTTTTGCCAAAGGCCATAGCCGCTGAATACGCCAACCGGGCCATGGATGTCCTGGAGAAGGAAAACCGCTTGCGGGCCGAGATTAAAGAAGGCGGCACGCTGGCGAAGATAGCCGAACTCCTGCGCTGGGAGAAACAGGGCTGA
- a CDS encoding energy-coupling factor ABC transporter permease, with the protein MHMADALLSPAVGATFWAASGGAIIYASKKVRLEIDEKKIPLMGVLGAFIFAAQMINFTIPGTGSSGHLGGGMILAILLGPYAAFLTIASVLIIQALFFADGGLMALGCNIFNMGVFPCFVAYPLIYKNIVRDNPTAGKITAASVSSSVLALQMGAFSVVLQTLLSGRSELPFMSFVLAMLPIHLAIGVIEGFITAGVVNFVRQMRPEILEGAAKSRPLSGLPIRNILASLAVLALLTGGILSWFASSFPDGLEWSIAKVYGKAELPESAHNLGRILGGLQEKSAFLPDYGFKEPSSPENAIPETYKPEPWPTVSAGTSVSGVVGAALTAGLALLIGLALRKKR; encoded by the coding sequence ATGCACATGGCCGATGCCTTATTATCTCCAGCCGTGGGCGCCACGTTTTGGGCCGCCAGCGGAGGGGCCATTATTTACGCAAGCAAAAAAGTGCGGCTGGAAATTGATGAGAAGAAAATCCCGCTCATGGGGGTTCTGGGAGCCTTTATCTTTGCCGCTCAGATGATAAACTTCACGATCCCCGGCACCGGCTCCAGCGGGCATCTGGGCGGGGGCATGATCCTGGCCATTCTTTTAGGCCCATACGCAGCGTTTCTCACCATAGCCTCGGTCTTGATTATCCAGGCCCTGTTCTTTGCCGACGGCGGCCTCATGGCCCTGGGGTGCAACATCTTTAATATGGGCGTCTTCCCCTGTTTTGTGGCCTATCCCTTGATTTATAAGAATATCGTTCGGGACAACCCCACCGCCGGAAAAATCACAGCAGCCTCGGTCAGCTCATCGGTCCTGGCCCTTCAGATGGGCGCATTTTCTGTGGTCTTACAAACTCTGCTTTCCGGCAGGTCCGAATTGCCCTTCATGTCGTTTGTCCTGGCCATGTTGCCGATTCATTTGGCCATCGGCGTAATTGAGGGATTCATAACGGCCGGTGTAGTAAATTTTGTAAGACAGATGCGGCCTGAGATATTGGAGGGAGCCGCGAAATCAAGGCCGCTGAGCGGGCTTCCCATACGAAATATACTGGCTTCCCTGGCGGTTCTGGCCTTATTAACCGGGGGCATACTTTCCTGGTTTGCATCCAGTTTTCCGGACGGCCTGGAATGGTCCATAGCAAAGGTCTATGGAAAGGCGGAACTGCCCGAATCTGCCCATAACCTTGGCCGCATCCTGGGTGGGCTCCAGGAAAAGTCCGCCTTTCTCCCCGATTATGGCTTTAAGGAACCATCTTCGCCGGAGAATGCGATACCCGAAACTTATAAGCCGGAACCCTGGCCCACGGTCAGCGCCGGCACTTCTGTATCCGGTGTGGTGGGAGCCGCGCTCACGGCCGGCCTGGCGCTGCTCATCGGGCTGGCCCTCAGAAAAAAGAGATAG
- the hxlB gene encoding 6-phospho-3-hexuloisomerase, with product MKSMINDCLKYVQEENRKLLSKIDAAEAAGLIECLNSAPAIFFSAQGRSGYILRAFCMRLMHLGYDCYFVGETITPPIKKGALLVVLSGSGETALPCEIVKIAKQAGALTYAILGDEKSPLAGLSDRRLALPGGTKRMRDKEMPSGQPPGSLFEQSAFLFLEAIILTIYREKGSDYRTLLARHANLE from the coding sequence ATGAAGAGCATGATTAATGATTGCCTGAAATATGTCCAGGAGGAGAACCGGAAACTTTTAAGCAAAATAGATGCGGCAGAGGCGGCAGGTCTCATAGAATGCTTAAACAGCGCACCGGCCATATTTTTTTCGGCCCAGGGACGTTCCGGTTATATACTCCGCGCTTTTTGCATGCGACTGATGCATTTGGGATATGATTGCTATTTCGTAGGCGAGACCATAACTCCTCCCATAAAAAAAGGCGCGCTGCTTGTGGTATTGTCCGGATCCGGCGAGACGGCCTTGCCCTGTGAAATAGTCAAAATAGCCAAACAGGCAGGCGCGCTTACCTATGCGATCTTAGGTGATGAAAAATCTCCTCTGGCCGGGTTATCCGATCGCCGGCTGGCGCTGCCAGGAGGAACAAAACGTATGAGGGATAAAGAGATGCCGTCGGGTCAACCCCCGGGGTCGCTTTTTGAGCAGTCGGCCTTCCTGTTCTTGGAGGCCATTATCCTGACCATCTACAGAGAGAAGGGCAGTGATTACCGGACCCTTCTGGCGCGTCATGCCAATCTGGAGTAA
- a CDS encoding ABC transporter ATP-binding protein yields the protein MSHHFIEFTDVGYVYPDGTRALSGISFTVLHGESVGLVGSNGAGKSTLLLQINGYLFPTEGTVNVGNVIVSRDTVNDVRRRVGVVFQNPDDQLFMPRVYDDVAFGPFNLGWDSKKVEEKTLEALQTVGCLDLKHRPPHRLSIGQKRAVSIATVLSMDPDILVMDEPSSNLDPRARRQLINLLRTFTHTRIIASHDLDLILDTCERTIVLHAGRVAADGPTPDILRDDALLAANNLERPLSLQGRAEELSHPAEAKEIRPSDFHRRAGHNH from the coding sequence ATGAGTCACCATTTCATTGAGTTTACAGATGTCGGATACGTCTATCCCGATGGTACACGGGCGCTCTCCGGTATCTCATTTACCGTCCTGCATGGTGAATCCGTAGGTTTGGTGGGGTCCAATGGCGCGGGCAAATCGACCCTGCTCCTCCAGATAAACGGGTATCTTTTTCCGACCGAGGGGACGGTGAATGTCGGTAATGTCATTGTCTCCAGGGATACCGTAAACGATGTCCGGCGCAGGGTAGGCGTGGTCTTTCAAAATCCGGATGACCAGCTCTTTATGCCCAGGGTTTATGATGACGTGGCCTTTGGCCCCTTCAACCTGGGGTGGGACAGCAAGAAGGTGGAGGAAAAGACGCTGGAGGCATTGCAAACAGTAGGCTGTCTGGATTTGAAACACCGGCCGCCGCACAGGCTGTCTATAGGCCAAAAGCGAGCGGTCTCTATTGCTACCGTACTATCCATGGACCCGGATATCCTGGTCATGGACGAACCCTCTTCCAATCTTGATCCCAGGGCCAGGCGGCAGCTCATAAACCTGCTACGTACCTTTACGCACACCAGGATTATCGCCTCTCACGATCTCGATCTCATACTGGATACCTGTGAGCGTACCATCGTCCTGCACGCCGGACGCGTAGCAGCAGACGGGCCCACGCCGGATATCTTGCGGGATGACGCACTCCTTGCGGCAAATAACCTGGAGAGACCTCTTTCGCTACAGGGCAGGGCAGAAGAGTTATCCCACCCGGCGGAGGCGAAGGAGATTCGTCCCTCCGACTTCCATAGACGAGCCGGCCATAACCACTAA